One segment of Rhodanobacter thiooxydans DNA contains the following:
- a CDS encoding D-(-)-3-hydroxybutyrate oligomer hydrolase gives MREVDDSQVRVTEHRSHDDLLSAGLGLAGLAGLPTAFIDPLQPTAEELRRRAIQTSWKGIADLGPLGGYGSVYGGVPDVPGREYQAFARIPGARSPHRVLLQLPDNFDRHKRCLVVTASSGSRGIYGAIALAGAWGLPHGCAVAYTDKGTGAGYFDYADDSGVALDGRRAKRGEAELEFQPPPAARTAGIAIKHVHSGDNPEGDWGRHVIQAAQFGLAMLDRAFPAEAPFTPQNTKIIATGISNGGGAVLQAAGLDQEHFFAGVVALEPNVHVQDRGRALYDYATEAAIWLPCALSAEDFAAVPLARGPRGVTLPAWPIRCASLRAQGKLGGNTVMAQAEQARQYLRARGWTDEAMQTAASTTAFDLWRVIAAGYASAYLRRGATDMPCGFHYAAIGAGGLPGVADPVARASWWADGAGIPPGNGIGLFGGVSVSADPTLIGSECLRALWTGDGHEAQALHASVAATAAKLPRSDLPLWVLHGASDGLLPTAFTSEPYVAWLRDEGRRPIYWKVPHAQHFDAFLALPGFGEQHVPLLPYGYAALDRLWAHLYEGAAWPDDLPTPAARPRGNGALTRSTLGLP, from the coding sequence ATGCGTGAAGTCGATGACAGCCAGGTGCGGGTGACCGAACATCGCAGCCACGACGATCTGTTGAGCGCGGGCCTGGGCCTGGCCGGGCTGGCCGGGTTGCCCACGGCATTCATCGATCCATTGCAGCCAACGGCGGAAGAATTGCGTCGCCGGGCGATCCAGACCAGTTGGAAAGGCATCGCCGATCTCGGCCCGTTGGGCGGTTACGGCAGTGTCTACGGCGGCGTGCCCGACGTGCCGGGGCGCGAATACCAGGCGTTCGCGCGGATTCCCGGCGCCCGTTCGCCGCATCGCGTGCTGCTGCAGCTGCCGGACAATTTCGACCGGCACAAACGCTGCCTGGTGGTCACTGCTTCATCCGGTTCGCGCGGCATCTACGGTGCGATTGCGCTGGCCGGCGCCTGGGGCCTGCCGCATGGTTGCGCGGTGGCGTACACCGACAAGGGCACCGGCGCGGGCTACTTCGATTACGCCGACGACAGCGGCGTGGCGCTGGACGGCCGTCGCGCGAAACGCGGCGAGGCCGAACTGGAGTTCCAGCCGCCGCCGGCCGCACGCACTGCCGGCATCGCGATCAAGCACGTGCATTCGGGCGACAACCCGGAAGGCGACTGGGGCCGCCACGTGATCCAGGCGGCGCAGTTCGGCCTGGCCATGCTCGATCGCGCGTTCCCCGCCGAGGCGCCGTTCACGCCGCAGAACACGAAGATCATCGCCACCGGCATCTCCAACGGCGGTGGCGCCGTGCTGCAGGCGGCGGGACTGGACCAGGAACATTTTTTCGCCGGCGTGGTGGCGCTGGAACCGAACGTGCACGTGCAGGACCGCGGCCGCGCGCTGTACGACTACGCCACCGAGGCGGCGATCTGGCTGCCGTGCGCACTGAGCGCGGAGGATTTTGCCGCGGTGCCGCTGGCGCGCGGGCCGCGCGGCGTGACGTTGCCGGCATGGCCGATCCGCTGCGCCAGCCTGCGCGCGCAGGGCAAGCTCGGCGGCAACACCGTGATGGCGCAGGCGGAACAGGCGCGACAGTACCTGCGTGCACGCGGCTGGACCGACGAGGCGATGCAGACGGCGGCCAGCACGACCGCCTTCGACCTGTGGCGGGTGATTGCCGCGGGCTACGCCTCGGCCTACCTGCGCCGCGGTGCCACGGATATGCCGTGTGGCTTTCATTACGCAGCGATCGGGGCAGGCGGGCTGCCGGGCGTGGCCGATCCGGTGGCGCGGGCCAGCTGGTGGGCGGACGGCGCGGGCATCCCGCCGGGCAACGGCATCGGCCTGTTTGGTGGGGTGAGTGTCTCGGCCGATCCCACCCTGATCGGCAGCGAATGCCTGCGCGCACTGTGGACCGGCGACGGCCATGAGGCGCAGGCGTTGCATGCCTCGGTCGCGGCTACCGCAGCGAAGTTGCCGCGCAGCGATCTTCCGCTGTGGGTACTGCACGGCGCCAGCGACGGCCTGCTGCCCACCGCGTTCACTTCCGAGCCGTACGTGGCATGGCTGCGCGACGAAGGACGCCGCCCGATCTACTGGAAGGTGCCGCACGCGCAGCACTTCGACGCGTTCCTGGCCTTGCCCGGCTTCGGCGAGCAGCACGTGCCGCTGCTGCCTTACGGCTACGCGGCGCTGGACCGATTGTGGGCGCATCTGTACGAGGGGGCGGCGTGGCCGGACGACTTGCCGACGCCGGCAGCGAGACCGCGTGGCAACGGTGCTCTGACACGCAGCACGCTGGGTCTGCCGTAG
- a CDS encoding peptidylprolyl isomerase → MTINVTFTTNRGPIHLRLHEDKAPVTVASFVNLARRGYYDGLSFHRVIADFMVQGGCPEGSGRGGPGYKFEDEFNASLRHDKPGVLSMANAGPRTNGSQFFITHGPTPWLDGKHSVFGEVVDAADMDVVNTIRQGDTIEKVTVEGDVDALLAAQAERVAEWNAVLDRRG, encoded by the coding sequence ATGACCATCAACGTCACCTTCACCACCAACCGCGGCCCGATCCACCTGCGCCTGCATGAAGACAAGGCGCCGGTCACGGTCGCCAGCTTCGTCAACCTGGCCCGCCGCGGCTATTACGACGGCTTGTCGTTCCATCGCGTGATCGCCGACTTCATGGTCCAGGGCGGTTGCCCCGAGGGCAGCGGTCGCGGCGGTCCCGGCTACAAGTTCGAGGACGAGTTCAATGCCTCGCTGCGCCACGACAAGCCGGGCGTGCTGTCGATGGCGAACGCCGGTCCGCGCACCAACGGCAGCCAGTTCTTCATCACCCACGGTCCGACGCCGTGGCTGGACGGCAAGCACAGCGTGTTCGGCGAGGTGGTCGACGCGGCCGACATGGACGTGGTCAACACGATCCGGCAGGGCGACACGATCGAGAAGGTCACCGTCGAGGGCGACGTCGACGCGTTGCTGGCGGCGCAGGCCGAGCGCGTGGCGGAGTGGAATGCGGTGCTCGACCGGCGCGGCTGA
- a CDS encoding response regulator transcription factor, producing MTNLLIADDHPLFRAALRLAASENLDGCRVQEAADLSGVLAALAAEPDIDLVLLDLHMPGSRGLSGLAALRGQHPGVAVLVVSAHDEPRIVRRVLDHGAAGFIPKSASPAEIGAAIRSVLDCGNWLPPDLAEAVAALPADPADADLAGRLARLTEQQSRVLALLAEGLLNKQIADRLGIQERTVKAHVTAIFEKLRVRNRTQAGMLLKSLELGEPARAL from the coding sequence ATGACGAACCTGCTGATTGCCGACGACCACCCGCTGTTCCGTGCCGCACTGCGGCTGGCGGCAAGCGAGAACCTCGATGGTTGCCGCGTGCAGGAAGCCGCCGACCTGTCCGGCGTGCTGGCCGCACTGGCCGCCGAGCCGGATATCGACCTGGTCCTGCTCGATCTGCACATGCCCGGCAGCCGTGGCCTGTCCGGGCTGGCCGCCCTGCGCGGCCAGCACCCCGGCGTGGCGGTGCTGGTGGTGTCCGCCCACGACGAACCACGCATCGTGCGCCGCGTGCTCGACCATGGCGCCGCCGGCTTCATCCCCAAGAGCGCCAGCCCGGCCGAGATCGGCGCGGCGATCCGCAGCGTGCTCGACTGCGGCAACTGGCTGCCGCCCGATCTGGCCGAGGCCGTCGCGGCCCTGCCCGCCGATCCGGCCGATGCCGACCTCGCCGGCCGCCTGGCCCGTCTCACCGAGCAGCAGTCCCGCGTACTCGCCCTGCTCGCCGAGGGGCTGCTCAACAAGCAGATCGCCGACCGGCTGGGCATCCAGGAACGCACCGTGAAGGCGCATGTCACGGCGATCTTCGAGAAGCTGCGGGTGAGGAACCGCACGCAGGCCGGGATGCTGCTGAAGTCGCTGGAGCTGGGCGAGCCGGCGCGGGCACTGTAG
- a CDS encoding PAS-domain containing protein yields the protein MLSASVIAIAALCWLGLLFGVALLGERRPHIFEKRWAIVYALSLAIHCTSWTFYGTVTQASRSGWWLPPTFVGAILMYLFALKFLGRLVQLVREYNAGSLADLIAVRLGRHSGLAALVTAVVVIGIVPYIALQLKAVAMSYGILSHGQLAESNPWQDSALYVALLMALFAMLFGTRRASTMAHNRGLVLAMAFESLFKLGAMLALGSLLFAAVPPGLPASVPAPPDSGGFPALILLGALAMFTMPHQFYAGIVECREDGQLRTARWLFPLYLLLISLPILPLARLGDAWLGASGVSSDMYVLALPLARGEHGLALVAFLGGLSAATSMVVIATLALSLMVVNHFIAPLRVRAGWGRDEHGDLRGELLNHRRVAILAVILLAWAYSRVLARNEALADIGAISFSALAGLTPALLAAVYRPQLGPRAVMAGLAAGTAIWMYAVLPALLPSAPAWLHDGPFGLHWLAPGGLLGLGNWNRLGRAVVVSLLVNMVVMLAVAGSRFGRAARAVSVGDVGLVELRALAARFLSPERVGHLFASAPAVGPAGSARVAEVEHELAAVIGAASARLLLEVVHRQGRDDLDTVVAIVGEAAQDLRFNQRVLEAALENMSQGICVVDAELRLVAWNTPYAQLFDYPPELLQVGRPVAELTRYNIDAGMLGSGETDARVQRRLAHMHAGTRHLSERRFPDGTIVEIRGNPMPGGGFVATFSDVTAFRQAEDSLKRVNETLELRVEERTRELAVASAEATAANEAKSRFLAAVTHDLMQPLHAAQLFAHALTERGGDAATAQHLNGALAATEGLLTGLLDVARLEGGRLHPQPRAFALAEVLDPLAAEFRAIAVDRGVRLDAVGTRAWVRSDPQLLRRVLQNFLSNALRYAEGGRVLLGVRRRGAQLRIEVWDTGPGIAPEEQQLIFQEFRRGSAAGGQGLGLGLSIAQRMADLLGHPLGLQSWPGRGSVFCIDLPLARAAIRLPPIADTPRALPVGRALVLDNEPAALAALGSLLTSWGWQVHAARNPAQALAAPWRPDLHILDFHLDGGQTGLEVWQRLNRRHADVPTVMLTADRDGELRQRLLEAGIGVLYKPLKPLALRQVLQRVAAGVTHS from the coding sequence ATGCTGAGCGCCAGCGTCATCGCCATCGCCGCACTGTGCTGGCTCGGCCTGCTGTTCGGCGTGGCGCTGCTCGGCGAACGCCGCCCCCACATCTTCGAGAAGCGCTGGGCGATCGTGTACGCGCTGTCGCTGGCGATCCACTGCACCTCGTGGACGTTCTACGGCACCGTGACCCAGGCCAGCCGCTCGGGCTGGTGGCTGCCGCCGACCTTTGTCGGGGCGATCCTGATGTACCTGTTCGCGCTGAAATTCCTGGGCCGGCTGGTGCAGCTGGTGCGCGAGTACAACGCCGGCTCGCTGGCCGACCTGATCGCGGTGCGGCTGGGGCGGCATTCGGGGCTGGCGGCGCTGGTCACCGCGGTGGTGGTGATCGGCATCGTGCCGTACATCGCGCTGCAGCTGAAGGCGGTGGCGATGAGCTACGGCATCCTCAGCCATGGCCAGCTGGCCGAATCCAACCCATGGCAGGACAGCGCGCTGTACGTGGCGTTGCTGATGGCGCTGTTCGCGATGCTGTTCGGCACCCGGCGCGCGTCGACGATGGCGCACAACCGCGGGCTGGTGCTGGCGATGGCGTTCGAGTCGCTGTTCAAGCTGGGCGCGATGCTGGCGCTGGGGTCGCTGCTGTTCGCCGCGGTGCCGCCGGGACTGCCGGCGAGCGTGCCGGCGCCGCCGGACAGCGGCGGCTTCCCGGCATTGATCCTGCTCGGTGCGCTGGCGATGTTCACCATGCCGCACCAGTTCTACGCCGGCATCGTGGAATGCCGCGAGGATGGCCAGCTGCGCACTGCGCGCTGGCTGTTCCCGCTGTACCTGTTGCTGATCTCGCTGCCGATCCTGCCGCTGGCCCGGCTGGGCGACGCGTGGCTGGGCGCGAGCGGGGTATCGTCGGACATGTATGTGCTGGCGCTGCCGCTGGCGCGCGGCGAGCATGGGCTCGCGCTGGTCGCCTTCCTCGGTGGCCTGAGTGCCGCCACCAGCATGGTGGTGATCGCCACGCTGGCGCTGAGCCTGATGGTGGTCAACCATTTCATCGCACCGCTGCGCGTGCGTGCCGGCTGGGGCCGCGACGAGCACGGCGACCTGCGTGGCGAGCTGCTGAATCATCGGCGGGTGGCGATCCTGGCGGTGATCCTGCTGGCATGGGCGTACAGCCGCGTGCTGGCGCGCAATGAGGCACTGGCCGACATCGGCGCGATCTCCTTTTCCGCGCTGGCCGGGCTCACCCCGGCGCTGCTGGCGGCGGTGTACCGGCCGCAACTGGGGCCGCGTGCGGTGATGGCCGGGCTGGCCGCCGGCACCGCGATATGGATGTATGCGGTGTTGCCGGCGCTGCTGCCGTCGGCGCCGGCATGGCTGCATGACGGTCCGTTCGGCCTGCACTGGCTGGCGCCGGGTGGCCTGCTCGGGCTGGGCAACTGGAACCGGCTGGGTCGCGCGGTGGTGGTGAGCCTGCTGGTCAACATGGTGGTGATGCTGGCGGTGGCCGGCTCGCGTTTCGGCCGTGCGGCGCGCGCGGTCAGCGTGGGCGATGTCGGCCTGGTGGAACTGCGTGCGCTGGCGGCGCGCTTCCTGTCACCCGAGCGGGTCGGGCATCTGTTCGCCAGTGCACCCGCGGTGGGGCCCGCCGGCAGTGCGCGGGTTGCCGAGGTCGAGCACGAGCTGGCCGCAGTGATCGGCGCCGCCTCGGCGCGGCTGCTGCTGGAAGTGGTACATCGACAGGGGCGCGATGACCTGGACACGGTGGTGGCCATCGTCGGCGAGGCGGCGCAGGACCTGCGTTTCAACCAGCGCGTGCTGGAGGCGGCGCTGGAGAACATGAGCCAGGGCATCTGCGTGGTCGATGCCGAGCTGCGCCTGGTCGCCTGGAACACCCCGTATGCGCAACTGTTCGACTACCCGCCCGAGCTGTTGCAGGTTGGCCGACCGGTAGCCGAGCTGACCCGCTACAACATCGACGCCGGCATGCTCGGGTCCGGCGAAACGGATGCGCGCGTGCAGCGCCGGCTGGCGCACATGCATGCCGGCACGCGGCACCTGTCCGAGCGGCGCTTCCCCGACGGCACCATCGTCGAGATTCGTGGCAACCCGATGCCCGGCGGCGGCTTCGTGGCCACCTTCAGCGACGTCACCGCGTTCCGCCAGGCCGAGGACTCGCTCAAGCGCGTCAACGAGACGCTGGAACTGCGCGTGGAGGAACGCACCCGCGAGCTTGCCGTGGCCTCGGCCGAGGCCACGGCCGCGAACGAGGCGAAGAGCCGCTTTCTCGCCGCGGTCACCCATGACCTGATGCAGCCGCTGCACGCGGCACAGCTGTTTGCCCATGCGTTGACCGAACGTGGCGGCGATGCGGCCACCGCGCAGCACCTCAACGGCGCGCTGGCCGCCACCGAAGGCCTGCTTACGGGCCTGCTCGACGTGGCCCGGCTCGAAGGCGGCCGCTTGCATCCGCAGCCGCGCGCGTTCGCGCTGGCCGAGGTGCTCGATCCACTGGCCGCCGAATTCCGTGCCATCGCGGTGGATCGCGGCGTGCGGCTGGACGCAGTCGGCACGCGCGCCTGGGTACGCTCCGATCCCCAACTGTTGCGCCGGGTGCTGCAGAACTTCCTCTCCAACGCGCTGCGCTACGCCGAGGGCGGCCGCGTGCTGCTTGGTGTGCGCCGGCGCGGCGCGCAGTTGCGCATCGAGGTGTGGGACACCGGTCCGGGCATCGCGCCGGAGGAACAGCAGCTGATCTTCCAGGAGTTCCGCCGCGGCAGCGCTGCGGGCGGGCAGGGGCTGGGGCTGGGGCTGTCGATCGCGCAGCGGATGGCCGACCTGCTCGGCCATCCGCTGGGGCTGCAGTCATGGCCCGGCCGCGGCAGCGTGTTTTGCATCGACCTGCCGCTGGCACGCGCGGCCATCCGGTTGCCGCCGATCGCCGACACACCGCGCGCGCTGCCGGTCGGCCGTGCGCTGGTGCTGGACAACGAACCTGCCGCGCTGGCCGCGCTCGGCAGCCTGCTGACCAGTTGGGGCTGGCAAGTGCACGCGGCGCGCAACCCCGCGCAGGCACTGGCGGCACCGTGGCGGCCGGACCTGCACATCCTCGATTTCCACCTCGATGGCGGGCAGACCGGGCTGGAGGTGTGGCAGCGGTTGAACCGGCGCCACGCCGACGTGCCGACCGTGATGCTGACGGCGGACCGTGACGGCGAGCTGCGCCAGCGCCTGCTGGAAGCGGGAATCGGCGTTCTGTACAAGCCGTTGAAGCCACTGGCGCTGCGCCAGGTGCTGCAGCGGGTGGCGGCCGGCGTGACGCACTCGTAG
- a CDS encoding GlsB/YeaQ/YmgE family stress response membrane protein, with the protein MLHLIWSIIVGFFVGLIGKFLLVHIFHADIHLGFWLTAIVGIVGSVIGGLIGRMISAPPPDSKFHTAGFLMSIVGAVILLLVVHFVMH; encoded by the coding sequence ATGCTCCACCTTATATGGTCCATCATCGTCGGCTTCTTCGTCGGTCTGATCGGCAAGTTTCTCCTCGTTCACATCTTCCATGCCGACATCCACCTCGGCTTCTGGCTGACGGCCATCGTCGGCATCGTGGGTTCGGTCATCGGTGGCCTGATCGGCAGGATGATCAGCGCGCCGCCGCCCGACTCCAAGTTCCATACCGCCGGCTTCCTGATGTCGATCGTGGGCGCCGTCATCCTGCTGCTGGTCGTGCACTTCGTGATGCACTGA
- a CDS encoding extracellular catalytic domain type 2 short-chain-length polyhydroxyalkanoate depolymerase, whose product MHKTLGFLTVLLVTTLARAGEAPPLPALKIDPARTAVVGLSSGAYMAGQVQMAYPELFPNAALVAGGPYGCAGGKLEVALGSCMKGVPAPGVAAMVASATRRSAAGEIGALKDLAHARVYLLHGKGDALVAPAVAEAGAHFYEQLRDGTPGLKAMQVHDDGQRAFAHNLPVAGKGDDCDKSVAPYLGHCGFDAAGEIFAQMFGKPAHAASAAKGELRTFDQDALRPGGTDVFLADTGYVYLPPACLAGKPCGLVVAFHGCKQNAAAVGKAFVEDAGFNRWADVYAVAVLYPQTRASFAPLNPQACWDWWGYSGADYDTRQGVQLRWVVNAVRALGLPAGH is encoded by the coding sequence ATGCACAAGACCCTCGGCTTCCTGACCGTGCTGCTGGTCACCACGCTCGCCCGGGCGGGCGAGGCGCCACCGCTTCCCGCGCTGAAGATCGACCCGGCGCGCACCGCCGTGGTCGGCCTTTCTTCCGGTGCGTACATGGCCGGGCAGGTACAGATGGCCTACCCGGAACTGTTCCCGAATGCGGCCCTGGTCGCCGGTGGCCCGTACGGTTGCGCCGGCGGCAAGCTGGAGGTGGCGCTGGGCAGCTGCATGAAGGGCGTGCCGGCACCGGGCGTTGCCGCCATGGTGGCCAGCGCCACCAGGCGCTCCGCGGCGGGCGAGATCGGTGCGTTGAAGGATCTGGCGCATGCCCGCGTCTACCTGCTGCACGGCAAGGGCGACGCGCTGGTGGCACCGGCGGTGGCCGAAGCCGGCGCCCATTTCTATGAGCAGTTGCGTGACGGCACACCCGGCCTCAAGGCCATGCAGGTTCATGACGATGGCCAGCGCGCGTTCGCGCACAACCTGCCGGTGGCCGGCAAGGGTGACGACTGCGACAAGTCGGTGGCGCCGTACCTCGGCCACTGCGGCTTCGATGCCGCCGGCGAAATCTTCGCGCAGATGTTCGGCAAGCCGGCCCATGCGGCGAGCGCAGCGAAAGGCGAGCTGCGCACGTTCGACCAGGACGCGCTGCGCCCCGGCGGCACCGATGTGTTCCTGGCCGACACCGGCTACGTCTACCTGCCGCCGGCCTGCCTCGCCGGCAAACCGTGCGGCCTGGTGGTGGCCTTCCACGGTTGCAAGCAGAACGCCGCCGCGGTGGGCAAGGCCTTCGTCGAGGACGCCGGCTTCAACCGCTGGGCCGACGTCTACGCCGTGGCGGTGCTATATCCTCAGACCCGCGCAAGTTTCGCGCCCTTGAATCCGCAAGCATGCTGGGACTGGTGGGGATATTCCGGAGCCGACTACGACACACGCCAGGGCGTGCAGTTGCGCTGGGTGGTGAACGCGGTACGCGCGCTGGGCCTGCCAGCCGGCCATTGA
- a CDS encoding YidB family protein, which yields MSFLDSLLGGQGQQAGGTASLVGVAGQLLQQAGGVQGLASMLQQHGLGDAVQSWIGTGANQPVSGEQLGQALQSGGMSSVVQEAAGKLGVDPSVVLNGLSQLLPHAVDHLTPDGQAPAAGQQGGGFDLGMLEGLAGKLLGSKA from the coding sequence ATGTCATTTCTCGACAGTTTGCTCGGAGGACAGGGGCAACAGGCCGGCGGTACGGCTTCACTGGTCGGCGTGGCCGGCCAGTTGCTGCAGCAGGCCGGCGGGGTGCAGGGCCTGGCCAGCATGTTGCAGCAGCATGGGCTGGGCGATGCCGTGCAGTCGTGGATCGGCACCGGCGCCAACCAGCCGGTGTCCGGCGAGCAGCTTGGCCAGGCGCTGCAGAGCGGTGGCATGAGCTCGGTGGTGCAGGAAGCTGCCGGCAAACTCGGCGTTGATCCCAGTGTGGTGCTCAATGGTTTGTCGCAGTTGCTGCCGCATGCGGTCGATCACCTGACGCCGGACGGCCAGGCTCCGGCTGCCGGCCAGCAGGGCGGTGGTTTTGACCTCGGCATGCTTGAAGGCCTCGCCGGCAAGCTGCTCGGCAGCAAGGCCTGA
- a CDS encoding TonB-dependent receptor, with product MKRTYLSLAIGLATGLLSASPLYAQQAADAGSQPTKPGVKQLDQITVTARKREETLQDVPIAVSAFTAQALETQNVQNLSDLQGKVPSLQIYAARGSNTTLTAYIRGVGQADPTWGFDPGVGIYLDDVYLARPQGAVLDVFDVSRIEVLRGPQGTLYGKNTIGGAIKYVSSPLPVKTEGSVQATVGTHGEKDVKASLGGASVDQVWRGRIAYASSHNDGFGKDILSGSRNGNKNSNSARATVGFFPSSQFNMQLSVDGVRDNSNPRGAKMLTVNKLDPGYQPLSSDFDTRSGFAQLNHTKLYGSALTMNWIASTNWSLKSVTAVRGSSTDTNIDFDTLPEKIADVNAVYTDHQFSQEFQANYDAGGTVHGVFGAYYFDGHADGHIHNIFLGSPPYSTLGLSQYGGTGGRMGTKSYAGYGDFTWDISPAWSLDVGLRYTHETKTALIQNFGYSDATFTRPVSTLANFSGSHASSNISPKVSLDWSVSDQVKLYASYSEGFHSGGYNIRANCVAVPSSCRPIDDEKVQSFELGSKMTFLDGALMMNTAAFHNVYSNIQLSVFSSYTLPNGSQGFFGDFTNAGKGHIDGLEEEFAWKPAENWTLSGNVAWLHTKYTEYMTRGVNVADQQKFTNAPKWSGGLSLENTTPLADGGSISARVNYTYQSMVYPETTLSPLIAQPAYGLWNAGVIWQVNQPWSISLQGTNLANKSYRTTGYNVGALGIYTGFYGAPRMVTLSAKYQF from the coding sequence ATGAAGCGCACGTATCTGAGTCTGGCGATCGGCCTGGCCACCGGGCTGCTGTCGGCGTCGCCGTTGTATGCGCAGCAGGCCGCCGATGCCGGCAGCCAACCGACGAAGCCCGGCGTCAAGCAGCTCGACCAGATCACGGTGACCGCACGCAAGCGCGAGGAAACCCTGCAGGACGTGCCGATCGCGGTCAGCGCGTTCACCGCGCAGGCGCTGGAAACACAGAACGTGCAGAACCTTTCCGACCTGCAGGGCAAGGTGCCCTCGCTGCAGATCTATGCCGCGCGCGGCTCCAACACCACGCTCACCGCCTACATCCGCGGCGTCGGCCAGGCCGACCCGACCTGGGGCTTCGACCCGGGCGTGGGCATCTACCTGGACGACGTCTACCTGGCCCGTCCGCAGGGCGCGGTGCTGGACGTGTTCGACGTCAGCCGCATCGAGGTGCTGCGTGGTCCGCAAGGCACGCTGTACGGCAAGAACACCATTGGCGGCGCGATCAAGTACGTTTCCAGCCCGCTGCCGGTGAAGACCGAGGGCTCGGTGCAGGCAACCGTCGGCACCCACGGCGAAAAGGACGTCAAGGCCAGCCTCGGCGGCGCCAGCGTGGACCAGGTGTGGCGTGGCCGCATCGCCTATGCCAGCAGCCACAACGACGGCTTCGGCAAGGACATCCTCAGCGGCAGCCGCAACGGCAACAAGAACAGCAACTCGGCGCGCGCCACGGTCGGTTTCTTCCCGTCCAGCCAGTTCAACATGCAGTTGTCGGTGGATGGGGTGCGCGACAACTCCAACCCGCGCGGCGCCAAGATGTTGACGGTGAACAAGCTCGACCCGGGCTACCAGCCGCTCTCCAGTGACTTCGACACCCGCAGCGGCTTCGCCCAGCTCAATCACACCAAGCTCTACGGCAGCGCGCTGACCATGAACTGGATCGCCAGCACGAACTGGTCGTTGAAGTCGGTCACCGCGGTGCGCGGCTCCTCGACCGATACCAACATCGACTTCGACACGCTGCCGGAGAAGATCGCGGACGTGAACGCGGTCTACACCGACCACCAGTTCAGCCAGGAATTCCAGGCCAACTACGACGCCGGCGGCACCGTGCATGGCGTGTTCGGCGCCTACTACTTCGATGGCCATGCCGACGGGCACATCCACAACATCTTCCTCGGCTCGCCGCCGTATTCCACGCTGGGCCTGTCGCAGTACGGCGGCACCGGCGGGCGCATGGGCACCAAGAGTTACGCCGGCTATGGCGACTTCACCTGGGACATCAGCCCCGCGTGGAGTCTGGACGTGGGCCTGCGCTATACCCACGAAACCAAGACCGCACTGATCCAGAACTTCGGTTACTCGGACGCGACCTTCACCAGGCCGGTCAGCACGCTGGCCAACTTCAGCGGCTCGCACGCCTCCAGCAACATCTCGCCCAAGGTCTCGCTGGACTGGAGCGTGAGCGACCAGGTCAAGCTCTACGCCAGCTACTCGGAGGGCTTCCACTCGGGTGGCTACAACATCCGCGCCAACTGCGTGGCGGTGCCCAGTTCGTGCCGTCCGATCGACGACGAGAAAGTGCAGTCGTTCGAGCTGGGCAGCAAGATGACCTTCCTCGACGGCGCGCTGATGATGAACACGGCAGCCTTCCACAACGTCTACTCGAACATCCAGCTGTCGGTGTTCAGTTCCTACACGCTGCCCAACGGCAGCCAGGGCTTCTTCGGCGACTTCACCAACGCCGGCAAGGGCCACATCGACGGACTGGAGGAAGAGTTTGCCTGGAAGCCGGCCGAGAACTGGACGCTGAGCGGCAACGTCGCCTGGCTGCATACCAAATACACCGAGTACATGACTCGCGGCGTCAACGTCGCCGACCAGCAGAAGTTCACCAATGCGCCGAAGTGGTCCGGCGGGCTGTCGCTGGAGAACACCACGCCACTGGCTGACGGTGGCAGCATCTCGGCGCGGGTGAACTACACCTATCAGTCCATGGTGTATCCGGAAACCACGCTGTCGCCGCTGATCGCGCAGCCCGCGTACGGCCTGTGGAATGCCGGCGTCATCTGGCAGGTCAACCAGCCCTGGTCGATCAGCCTGCAGGGCACCAACCTGGCCAACAAGTCCTACCGCACCACCGGCTACAACGTCGGTGCACTGGGCATCTACACGGGCTTCTATGGCGCGCCGCGGATGGTCACGTTGAGCGCGAAGTATCAGTTCTGA